One genomic region from Terriglobales bacterium encodes:
- a CDS encoding efflux RND transporter periplasmic adaptor subunit produces the protein MTKKRVIIIVVVAVVLGLVVWGSVAFSGSSAPEVTTGKVGREDLASIVSASGEIKPKTYVNIGANAFGKIVRLYVKEGDHVKRGQLLAQLENVQSSADVNAMRAGLDVSRTDAVAAQAGLERAKADEERTRLDWQRAQGLYQSGLIPKSDFDARKSAFDSAAAALAQAKAQNESANKRIAQSSATLTRASDVLSKTQYLAPYDGVVTSLPVREGETVVVGIQNSPGSTLMTLADMSVITAEVRVDETDIVNVKLGQDAEVSIDAIPGKKFPGKVTEIGNIAILRSTGLATSQTTAGTQEAKDFKVVVTLTNPPENLRPGLSTTAKITTASRQNALAIPLQALTLRTKGDLEEKKGKGGVEAAAPSSAKDAKEELQGVFVVTGKGKQAKVQFKPVQTGITGTTDVEVTSGLTEGDEIVTGSYKVLRSLKNGATVKVNNAAPKKEG, from the coding sequence ATGACTAAGAAGCGCGTCATTATCATCGTGGTGGTAGCTGTGGTCCTGGGCCTCGTGGTGTGGGGCTCGGTGGCGTTCTCCGGGTCGAGCGCGCCGGAGGTGACCACCGGCAAGGTGGGGCGCGAGGACCTGGCCAGCATCGTCAGCGCGTCGGGCGAGATCAAGCCCAAGACCTACGTCAACATCGGGGCCAACGCGTTCGGCAAGATCGTGCGCCTGTATGTGAAGGAAGGCGACCACGTGAAACGCGGCCAGCTGCTGGCGCAACTGGAGAACGTGCAGTCCTCCGCCGACGTGAACGCGATGCGCGCCGGGCTCGACGTCTCGCGCACCGACGCGGTCGCGGCCCAGGCCGGGCTCGAGCGCGCCAAGGCCGACGAGGAGCGCACCCGCCTCGACTGGCAGCGCGCGCAGGGCCTCTACCAGTCCGGCCTGATCCCCAAGTCCGACTTCGACGCCAGGAAGAGCGCCTTCGATTCCGCCGCCGCCGCGCTGGCGCAGGCCAAGGCGCAGAACGAATCCGCCAATAAGCGCATCGCGCAGAGCTCCGCCACCTTGACGCGCGCCTCCGACGTCCTCAGCAAGACGCAGTACCTCGCTCCCTACGACGGCGTGGTCACCAGCCTGCCGGTGCGCGAAGGCGAGACCGTCGTCGTCGGAATCCAGAACTCCCCCGGCTCCACCCTCATGACCCTCGCCGACATGTCGGTCATCACCGCCGAGGTCCGCGTCGACGAGACCGACATCGTCAACGTGAAGCTCGGCCAGGACGCCGAAGTCTCCATCGACGCCATTCCCGGCAAGAAGTTCCCCGGCAAGGTGACCGAGATCGGCAATATCGCCATCCTCCGCTCCACCGGCCTGGCTACCTCGCAGACCACCGCGGGCACGCAGGAGGCGAAGGACTTCAAGGTGGTCGTCACCCTGACCAACCCGCCGGAGAACCTGCGGCCGGGCCTCTCGACCACGGCCAAGATCACGACCGCCTCGCGCCAGAACGCGCTCGCCATCCCGCTCCAGGCTCTCACCCTGCGCACCAAGGGCGACTTGGAGGAGAAGAAAGGCAAGGGCGGCGTGGAAGCGGCCGCTCCATCGTCGGCCAAGGACGCCAAGGAAGAGCTGCAGGGCGTCTTCGTCGTCACCGGCAAGGGCAAGCAGGCCAAGGTCCAGTTCAAGCCCGTGCAGACCGGCATCACCGGCACCACCGACGTCGAAGTGACCAGCGGCCTGACCGAGGGCGACGAGATCGTCACCGGCAGCTACAAGGTGCTGCGCAGCCTGAAGAACGGCGCCACCGTGAAGGTAAACAACGCCGCCCCGAAAAAAGAGGGATAA
- a CDS encoding GWxTD domain-containing protein produces the protein MNFRKIRHFAALALALLLCLGGSLLSAQDAKTTAQPEDPLNRPLTDKEKKEKAKSLKKELSQTYKSWLNEDVRYIITDEEMAAFKQLSNDEERDNFIEQFWLRRDPTPDTIENEYKEEHYRRIAYANEHFAAGKQGWRTDRGRIYVVFGPPDQIDSHPSGGRYNRPMDEGGGSTSTFPFETWRYRYLDEIGQEVEIEFVDTCMCGDYHMTIDRSEKDALLNTPNGGLTLYEEMGMAGKADRWTRGGPERIGRGPFSGRENMDTSKYFDRLDRMGKLLRAPAIKFKDLDEVVSHKIRYNLMPFDVRTDFVRVTSDTVLVPVTIQVKNKDITFASKEGIQRGVVNIFGRVTSMTGRIMQTFEDTVQIDVPNELLDKTRENVSLYWKALPLRPGRYRLDVVVKDVNGDRLGTWQSRGGLVVPSYDEDRLATSSLILADQMEKVATKDIGGGNFVIGNTKVRPRVEPSDGKPATFKRSQRMNLWMQVYNLGIDEKTKKPSATIEYDVVNTATNKAVLHTSESTAQMGNVGEQVTLEKSLALNGLEPGTYQITVKVNDSVSKQTLMPTAKFTVE, from the coding sequence ATGAACTTCCGTAAGATCCGTCATTTTGCTGCCCTTGCCTTGGCGCTGCTGCTCTGCCTCGGCGGCAGCCTGCTGAGCGCCCAGGATGCCAAGACGACGGCCCAGCCGGAGGATCCGCTCAATCGCCCGCTGACGGACAAGGAGAAGAAGGAGAAGGCCAAGTCCCTCAAGAAGGAGCTGAGCCAGACGTACAAGAGCTGGCTCAACGAGGACGTGCGCTACATCATCACGGACGAGGAGATGGCGGCATTCAAGCAGCTCTCCAACGACGAGGAGCGCGACAACTTCATCGAGCAGTTCTGGCTGCGGCGCGATCCCACGCCCGACACCATCGAGAACGAATACAAGGAAGAGCACTACCGCCGCATCGCGTACGCGAATGAGCACTTCGCCGCCGGCAAGCAGGGATGGCGCACCGACCGCGGCCGGATCTACGTGGTCTTCGGTCCGCCCGACCAGATCGATTCGCACCCCTCCGGGGGCCGCTATAACCGCCCGATGGATGAGGGCGGCGGGAGCACCTCCACCTTCCCGTTCGAGACCTGGCGCTACCGCTACCTGGATGAGATCGGCCAGGAGGTGGAGATCGAGTTCGTCGATACCTGCATGTGCGGCGATTACCACATGACCATCGACCGCTCGGAGAAGGACGCGCTGCTCAACACGCCGAACGGGGGCCTGACGCTCTACGAAGAGATGGGCATGGCCGGCAAGGCGGACCGCTGGACCAGGGGCGGCCCGGAGCGCATCGGACGCGGTCCGTTCAGCGGCCGCGAGAACATGGACACGAGCAAGTACTTCGACCGGCTCGACCGAATGGGCAAGCTGTTGCGGGCGCCGGCGATCAAGTTCAAGGACCTGGACGAGGTCGTCAGCCACAAGATCCGCTACAACCTGATGCCGTTCGACGTGCGTACGGACTTCGTGCGCGTGACCAGCGACACCGTGCTGGTGCCGGTCACCATCCAGGTGAAGAACAAGGACATCACGTTCGCATCCAAGGAAGGCATCCAGCGCGGGGTGGTCAACATCTTCGGCCGCGTGACGTCGATGACCGGGCGCATCATGCAGACGTTCGAGGACACGGTACAGATCGACGTCCCGAACGAGCTGCTCGACAAGACGCGTGAGAACGTTTCGCTGTACTGGAAGGCGCTGCCGCTGCGCCCGGGGCGCTACCGCCTCGATGTCGTGGTGAAGGACGTGAACGGCGACCGCCTGGGAACGTGGCAAAGCCGCGGCGGGCTGGTGGTGCCGAGCTACGATGAGGACCGCCTCGCAACCTCGAGCCTGATCCTGGCCGACCAGATGGAGAAGGTCGCGACCAAGGACATCGGCGGCGGCAACTTCGTCATCGGAAATACCAAGGTGCGTCCGCGCGTGGAGCCCTCCGACGGCAAGCCCGCGACGTTCAAGCGTTCGCAGCGCATGAACCTGTGGATGCAGGTCTACAACCTCGGAATCGACGAGAAGACGAAGAAGCCGTCGGCGACCATCGAATACGACGTGGTGAACACCGCGACCAACAAAGCCGTGTTGCACACCAGCGAATCGACCGCGCAGATGGGCAACGTGGGCGAGCAGGTGACGCTGGAGAAGTCGCTGGCGCTGAACGGACTGGAGCCCGGCACCTACCAGATCACGGTGAAGGTGAACGACTCGGTTTCGAAGCAGACGCTGATGCCGACCGCCAAGTTCACGGTCGAGTAG